In one Pseudomonas sp. SCA2728.1_7 genomic region, the following are encoded:
- a CDS encoding transglycosylase SLT domain-containing protein has translation MRSRLFSVLSCLLLTAAAAQSAQAVDLSTQRQYYDEAKRALAKGDTGPYLRYSQALADYPLEPYLAYDELTARLKTASNAEIEKFLAEHGDLPQANWMKLRWLRWLADRGDWATFVKYYDPKLNFTELDCLNAQYQISSNHKAEGYANADKLWLTGKSQPAACDALFGIWAADGQLTEQKRWERTKLAAQTRNYPLANSLVNGLTTLAPRGRLLVDVAQKPELLNQPSRFTPADEPMSDVVSLGLRRLARQDPDKAMALLDGYASSMHFSRDEKVAIAREIGLTLARRFDSRALDVMTKYDPELRDNTVSEWRLRLLLRLARWDDAYQLTRRLPQDLATTNRWRYWQARSLELAQPQNPEAQTLYKGLARERDFYGFLAADRSQSPYSLNNKPLVLSQALINKVRNTPGVRRALEFHARGQIVDGRREWYHVSRHFNRDEMVAQAKLAYDLKWYFPAIRTISQAQYWDDLDIRFPMAHRETLVREAKVRGLHSSWVFAITRQESAFMDDARSGVGASGLMQLMPGTAKETARKFSIPLASPQQVLDPDKNIQLGAAYLSQVHSQFNGNRVLASAAYNAGPGRVRQWLRGADHLSFDVWVESIPFDETRQYVQNVLSYSVIYGQKLNSPQPLVDWHERYFDDQ, from the coding sequence ATGCGCAGTCGCCTTTTCAGTGTCTTGTCCTGTTTGCTACTTACCGCCGCTGCCGCTCAATCCGCCCAGGCGGTGGACCTGTCCACCCAACGCCAGTATTACGATGAAGCCAAGCGCGCCTTGGCCAAGGGTGATACCGGCCCGTACTTGCGCTACAGCCAGGCGCTGGCCGATTACCCGCTGGAACCGTATCTGGCCTACGACGAACTGACCGCGCGTCTGAAGACCGCGAGCAATGCGGAAATCGAAAAATTCCTCGCCGAACACGGTGACCTGCCCCAGGCCAACTGGATGAAACTGCGCTGGTTGCGCTGGCTCGCCGACCGAGGCGACTGGGCGACCTTCGTCAAGTACTACGACCCGAAACTCAACTTCACTGAACTGGACTGCCTCAACGCGCAGTACCAGATCAGCAGCAACCACAAGGCCGAGGGTTACGCCAACGCCGACAAGCTCTGGCTGACCGGCAAATCGCAACCCGCTGCGTGCGACGCGCTGTTCGGCATCTGGGCTGCCGACGGCCAGCTCACCGAGCAGAAACGCTGGGAGCGCACCAAACTCGCCGCTCAGACGCGCAACTATCCACTGGCCAACAGTCTGGTCAACGGCTTGACTACCCTCGCCCCGCGCGGTCGTTTGCTGGTCGATGTCGCGCAGAAACCGGAGCTGCTCAATCAGCCTTCACGTTTCACCCCGGCCGATGAGCCGATGTCCGACGTGGTCAGCCTCGGCCTGCGCCGTTTGGCGCGCCAGGATCCGGACAAGGCCATGGCCTTGCTCGACGGTTACGCCAGCAGCATGCATTTCTCTCGCGATGAAAAAGTCGCGATCGCCCGGGAAATCGGCCTGACTCTCGCTCGTCGTTTCGACAGCCGCGCGCTGGATGTGATGACCAAGTACGACCCGGAACTGCGCGACAACACCGTCTCGGAATGGCGTCTGCGCCTGTTGCTGCGTCTGGCCCGTTGGGACGATGCGTATCAGTTGACTCGCCGTCTGCCGCAGGATCTGGCCACCACCAACCGCTGGCGCTACTGGCAGGCGCGCAGTCTGGAACTGGCCCAACCGCAAAACCCGGAAGCACAGACGCTGTACAAAGGCCTCGCGCGCGAACGTGACTTCTACGGTTTCCTCGCCGCCGACCGCTCGCAATCGCCGTACTCGCTGAACAACAAGCCATTGGTGCTCAGTCAGGCGCTGATCAACAAGGTGCGCAACACCCCCGGTGTTCGCCGCGCGCTGGAGTTCCATGCTCGCGGGCAGATCGTCGACGGTCGTCGCGAGTGGTATCACGTCAGCCGCCATTTCAATCGCGATGAAATGGTTGCCCAGGCGAAACTGGCTTACGACCTGAAATGGTACTTCCCGGCGATCCGCACCATCAGTCAGGCGCAGTACTGGGACGATCTGGATATCCGCTTCCCGATGGCCCACCGCGAAACTCTCGTGCGTGAAGCCAAGGTGCGTGGTCTGCATTCGAGCTGGGTGTTCGCCATCACCCGCCAGGAAAGCGCCTTCATGGACGACGCCCGCTCCGGCGTCGGCGCCAGCGGCCTGATGCAGTTGATGCCCGGCACCGCCAAGGAAACCGCGCGCAAGTTCAGCATCCCGCTGGCCTCGCCGCAGCAGGTGCTGGATCCGGACAAGAACATACAGCTCGGCGCCGCTTACCTGAGTCAGGTGCACAGCCAGTTCAACGGCAACCGCGTCCTCGCCTCCGCCGCCTACAACGCCGGCCCCGGCCGTGTGCGCCAATGGCTGCGCGGTGCCGATCATCTGAGCTTCGACGTCTGGGTGGAAAGCATCCCGTTCGATGAAACCCGTCAGTACGTGCAGAACGTGTTGTCTTATTCGGTGATCTACGGCCAGAAGCTCAACTCACCGCAGCCGCTGGTGGATTGGCATGAACGGTATTTTGATGATCAGTAA
- a CDS encoding ATP-binding cassette domain-containing protein gives MTLLKFSDVSLAFGAMPLLDKVSWQIARGERVCIIGRNGTGKSSMMKLVKGDQKPDEGSVWRAPGLKIGELPQELPVADDRTVFDVVAEGLDGVGALLAEYHHLAQNCVTEEDLNKLMHVQQDLEARDGWRLQTLVESTLSRLQLPADKTLAQLSGGWRRRVLLAQALVSEPDLLLLDEPTNHLDIGAIAWLEEALKDFQGAVLFITHDRSFLQNLATRILELDRGGLIDWNGDYASFLVHKEAALAAEETANALFDKKLAQEEVWIRQGIKARRTRNEGRVRALKALRVERSERRERTGKANIQLDTADKSGKQVMVLENVSFAHPGGPFLIKDFSMVLTRGDRIGLLGANGTGKTTLLKLMLSGLQPTSGKVEEGTRIDVAYFDQLRHQLDLEKTVIDNVAEGRDFIDIDGQSRHVLSYLGDFLFSPQRARTPVKALSGGERARLLLAKLFSKPANLLVLDEPTNDLDVETLELLEEVLLTFNGTVLMVSHDRAFLDNVVTSTLVFEGEGKVREYVGGYQDWIRQGGSPRLLGVTESKSGKADLNSAVVTAEPAVAAAPAAAAPAAKKKLSYKLQRELEALPGDIDAKEQQIAAVEAEMAEGGFYQRPPAETAKVIASLEQLQAELDALMERWAELDA, from the coding sequence ATGACCCTGCTCAAATTCAGCGATGTGTCCCTTGCGTTCGGCGCTATGCCGTTGTTGGACAAGGTGTCCTGGCAGATCGCCCGTGGTGAGCGGGTGTGCATCATCGGCCGCAACGGCACTGGCAAGTCCAGCATGATGAAACTGGTCAAGGGCGACCAGAAGCCCGATGAAGGCTCGGTGTGGCGTGCCCCCGGTCTGAAAATCGGCGAATTGCCGCAAGAACTGCCAGTGGCCGACGATCGGACGGTGTTCGACGTGGTCGCTGAAGGCCTCGATGGCGTGGGCGCGTTGCTCGCCGAGTACCATCACCTCGCGCAGAACTGCGTCACTGAAGAAGACCTGAACAAGCTGATGCACGTTCAGCAAGACCTCGAAGCCCGTGATGGCTGGCGTTTGCAGACGCTGGTCGAAAGCACCTTGAGCCGTCTGCAACTGCCGGCCGACAAGACCCTCGCCCAGTTGTCCGGCGGCTGGCGTCGTCGCGTGCTGCTGGCACAGGCGCTGGTGTCCGAGCCGGATCTGCTGCTGCTCGACGAACCGACCAACCACCTGGACATCGGTGCGATTGCCTGGCTCGAAGAGGCACTGAAAGATTTCCAGGGCGCCGTGCTGTTCATCACGCACGACCGTTCTTTCCTGCAAAACCTCGCCACGCGCATTCTCGAACTGGATCGCGGCGGCCTGATCGACTGGAACGGCGACTACGCCAGTTTCCTCGTGCACAAAGAAGCTGCACTGGCCGCTGAAGAGACCGCCAACGCGCTGTTCGACAAGAAACTGGCCCAGGAAGAAGTCTGGATCCGCCAGGGCATCAAGGCGCGCCGCACCCGTAACGAAGGCCGCGTCCGCGCCCTGAAAGCCCTGCGCGTTGAGCGCAGCGAGCGTCGTGAACGGACTGGCAAGGCCAACATTCAGTTGGACACTGCCGACAAGTCCGGCAAGCAGGTGATGGTCCTCGAGAACGTGAGTTTCGCGCACCCGGGCGGCCCGTTCCTGATCAAGGACTTCTCGATGGTGCTGACGCGCGGCGACCGTATCGGTCTGCTCGGCGCCAACGGTACCGGCAAGACCACTCTGTTGAAACTGATGCTCAGCGGTCTGCAACCGACCAGCGGCAAAGTGGAAGAGGGCACGCGGATCGACGTGGCGTACTTCGACCAGTTGCGCCATCAACTGGATCTGGAAAAGACCGTGATCGATAACGTTGCCGAAGGTCGCGACTTTATCGATATCGACGGCCAGAGCCGTCACGTGCTGAGCTACCTCGGCGATTTCCTGTTCAGCCCGCAGCGTGCCCGCACGCCGGTCAAGGCGCTGTCGGGTGGCGAGCGTGCGCGTCTGTTGCTGGCCAAACTGTTCAGCAAACCGGCGAACCTGCTGGTACTCGACGAACCGACCAACGACCTCGACGTGGAAACCCTCGAGCTGCTCGAAGAAGTGCTGCTGACCTTCAACGGCACCGTGCTGATGGTCAGCCACGACCGGGCATTCCTCGACAACGTGGTCACCAGCACCCTGGTCTTCGAGGGTGAAGGCAAGGTGCGTGAATACGTCGGCGGCTATCAGGACTGGATCCGTCAGGGCGGTTCGCCGCGTCTGTTGGGCGTGACTGAAAGCAAGTCGGGCAAGGCTGACCTGAATTCGGCGGTGGTCACTGCCGAGCCAGCAGTGGCTGCAGCGCCTGCGGCAGCGGCTCCGGCGGCGAAGAAAAAGCTGAGCTACAAACTGCAGCGTGAGCTGGAAGCGTTGCCGGGCGATATCGACGCCAAGGAACAGCAGATCGCCGCAGTGGAGGCCGAGATGGCTGAAGGCGGTTTCTATCAGCGTCCACCGGCTGAAACAGCCAAGGTGATTGCTTCGCTGGAGCAGTTGCAGGCTGAGCTGGATGCGTTGATGGAGCGTTGGGCCGAGCTGGATGCCTGA
- a CDS encoding universal stress protein, whose protein sequence is MPYHHILVAVDLTEECDPVIHRARELSVSNGAKLSLVHIVEPMAMAFGGDVPMDLSQLQQQQFDQAKERLERLKAKYSELEGANCHLTYGQPRQEIHHFAKEQTCDLIVVGSHGRHGLALLLGSTANDVLHGAPCDVLAVHLVKR, encoded by the coding sequence ATGCCCTACCACCACATCCTGGTCGCCGTAGATCTGACCGAAGAGTGCGACCCTGTGATTCACCGCGCCCGCGAGCTGTCGGTAAGCAATGGCGCCAAGCTTTCGCTGGTGCATATCGTCGAGCCGATGGCCATGGCATTCGGCGGCGACGTGCCGATGGATCTGTCACAACTGCAACAACAGCAGTTCGATCAGGCCAAGGAACGCCTGGAGCGCCTGAAAGCCAAATACTCAGAGCTTGAGGGCGCCAACTGCCATCTGACCTATGGCCAGCCACGCCAGGAAATCCATCATTTCGCCAAAGAACAAACGTGCGATCTGATCGTGGTCGGCAGTCATGGCCGACATGGTCTGGCGCTGTTGCTCGGCTCGACCGCGAATGACGTGCTGCACGGCGCGCCATGCGACGTCCTCGCCGTCCACCTGGTCAAACGCTGA